The following are from one region of the Rhipicephalus microplus isolate Deutch F79 chromosome 1, USDA_Rmic, whole genome shotgun sequence genome:
- the LOC119178430 gene encoding uncharacterized protein LOC119178430, whose protein sequence is MTHVMMKPSGAVLCVLLLCIMSVSSQNVPEKYETLDIIVDKEAQRVGLEAVQVGEVLHAIAHGLRTRAQHQEGAENQSQHYFLDKILKAVGELVKGAGNAVKGVAEGVGNAVGAITFSRASGVVTTEAADILRKIVSKDLSLYATEDGKVHKDFRQQIANDLSRVAESLIHKGQVLCAGRGRTHLNKNEAKFVQMVVELF, encoded by the exons ATGACGCACG TTATGATGAAGCCATCTGGTGCTGTTCTTTGTGTGCTTCTCCTGTGCATTATGAGTG TCTCTTCCCAGAACGTACCAGAGAAGTACGAAACGTTGGACATCATCGTCGACAAAGAAGCACAGCGCGTCGGCCTAGAAGCTGTTCAAGTGGGTGAAGTTCTGCATGCCATTGCGCATGGTCTTCGCACACGTGCGCAGCACCAGGAAGGTGCAGAAAACCAG AGCCAACACTACTTTCTTGACAAGATATTGAAAGCCGTTGGTGAACTTGTCAAAGGGGCTGGGAACGCAGTAAAGGGAGTTGCTGAAGGTGTTGGCAACGCTGTCGGCGCAATCACCTTTAGCCGCGCCAGCGGGGTGGTCACCACAGAAGCTGCTGATATACTTCGCAAAATTGTTAGTAAAGACCTAAGCTTGTATGCGACTGAGGACGGCAAGGTACACAAGGACTTTCGCCAACAGATTGCCAATGATTTGAGTCGTGTGGCTGAGTCATTAATCCACAAAGGACAAGTGCTCTGTGCTGGCCGTGGCCGCACGCACCTGAACAAAAACGAAGCGAAGTTTGTCCAAATGGTTGTAGAGCTTTTCTGA